Proteins encoded by one window of Lathyrus oleraceus cultivar Zhongwan6 chromosome 1, CAAS_Psat_ZW6_1.0, whole genome shotgun sequence:
- the LOC127096796 gene encoding uncharacterized protein LOC127096796, which yields MVNRNQDADEVIHRVRQENMMENNLTIMIERIMAQNGLNTGLRRPNYTSPLSGYVLQTELPRGCKIPKLTKFSGDISESTIEHIARYMIEAGDLANSENLRMKYFPNSLTKNAFTWFTALPPNSIDTWPHLERLFHEQFYMGQTKISLKELASIKRKFTEPIDDYLNRFRLLKSRCFTVVPEHELVEMAAGGLEYSIRKKLDT from the coding sequence ATGGTTAATAGAAACCAGGATGCAGACGAAGTAATTCATAGGGTTAGGCAAGAAAACATGATGGAAAATAACTTAACTATTATGATAGAGAGAATCATGGCCCAGAATGGTCTGAATACAGGACTTCGACGGCCAAATTATACCTCTCCTTTGTCAGGATACGTCCTGCAAACGGAATTACCAAGGGGTTGTAAAATCCCTAAGCTCACCAAATTCTCAGGGGACATTAGTGAATCCACTATAGAACACATAGCCAGATACATGATTGAGGCAGGGGATTTGGCGAACAGTGAGAACCTAAGAATGAAATATTTCCCCAATTCTCTGACGAAGAATGCCTTCACGTGGTTTACAGCTTTGCCACCAAATTCCATAGATACTTGGCCTCATTTAGAGAGATTGtttcatgaacaattctacatgggccAAACTAAGATAAGTCTTAAGGAATTAGCCAGTATCAAAAGAAAATTCACTGAACCTATAGATGATTATCTGAATAGGTTCCGTTTGTTGAAATCTAGATGCTTTACAGTAGTGCCTGAACATGaattggtcgaaatggccgctggAGGTTTAGAATACTCCATTAGGAAAAAGTTAGATACCTAG